In Macrobrachium nipponense isolate FS-2020 chromosome 15, ASM1510439v2, whole genome shotgun sequence, a single genomic region encodes these proteins:
- the LOC135226943 gene encoding uncharacterized protein LOC135226943, with protein sequence MPIDVQKLDSFSIGDDPKSINRTVNSNDCSSSNEESVHKTTEVEQFAFHINSVNKDAQERLMAQIEINGKLTPMQIDTAADVTIISERVAQTIPNLVIRPSGKVLKSYTGTNIKLWKTEIRRLESEGSWEKVDYSDWSTPLVPIVKDNGQVRLCGDYKVWSGVFIFIDDILVAGKTKKNIEKGYVAVLKKLKEKTQHIKVNQSKCILEVDSVEYLGFIVNGKGIHKTQDKVNAVQSAKLPENVKELQSFLGLVTFYGSFIQNLATIAHPLYNLLNKDVTWNWTKECQKSFERIKAEVTSPTFLVHYQMDLPVKLVCDASNIGLGAVLAHVMPDGTEKPIAFASRVLNKAERNYSQKIEKEALALVYAKEIAQGTKKDPVLSKVVQSLITGRDICAEDANCKPYKETLE encoded by the exons ATGCCGATAGATGTCCAAAAGTTAGACAGCTTTAGCATCGGTGATGATCCTAAATCA ATCAATAGAACCGTAAATTCAAATGACTGCTCTAGCTCAAATGAAGAAAGTGTACATAAGACCACAGAAGTAGAACAATTTGCATTTCACATTAATTCCGTGAACAAAGATGCACAAGAACGTCTTATggctcaaatagaaataaatgggaaactcacACCCATGCAAATAGACACAGCTGCAGATGTGACAATAATTTCTGAAAGAGTAGCACAAACGATACCTAACCTAGTGATAAGACCTTCAGGCAAAGTGCTCAAAAGTTATACTGGTACAAACATAAAA CTGTGGAAAACTGAAATTAGAAGGTTAGAAAGTGAAGGTTCATGGGAAAAGGTAGATTATTCAGATTGGTCTACACCATTAGTTCCAATTGTTAAGGACAACGGTCAAGTTAGGTTATGTGGagattacaag gtatggtcaggagtattcattttcattgatgacaTATTAGTAGCtggcaaaacaaaaaagaacataGAGAAAGGTTACGTCGCAGTTCtaaagaaactaaaggaaaaaacaCAACATATCAAGGTCAACCagagtaaatgtattttagaagttgACTCGGTTGAGTATTTAGGCTTTATTGTAAATGGTAAAGGTATTCATAAGACTCAAGATAAGGTAAATGCAGTGCAGTCAGCAAAGTTACCagaaaatgtcaaggaattgcaatcatttCTAGGTTTAGTAACATTCTATGGTAGTTTCATTCAAAACTTAGCAACAATTGCACACCCATTGTACAATTTGCTGAACAAAGATGTAACATGGAATTGgacaaaggaatgtcaaaaaTCTTTTGAAAGAATCAAAGCAGAAGTGACATCACCCACATTCTTAGTACATTATCAAATGGATTTGCCAGTAAAGTTGGTTTGTGACGCCTCAAACATAGGATTAGGTGCAGTACTAGCACATGTAATGCCAGATGGTACAGAAAAACCAATAGCTTTTGCCTCTAGGGTATTGAACaaagcagagagaaattactcacaaaaaatagaaaaggaagcattaGCACTAGTGTATG CTAAGGAAATAGcacaaggtacaaagaaagaccCAGTACTTTCAAAAGTAGTGCAGAGTCTAATAACCGGCAGAGATATTTGTGCAGAAGATGCTAATTGTAAACCATATAAAGAAACTTTGGAATGA
- the LOC135226944 gene encoding uncharacterized protein K02A2.6-like has product MPNALRNRVLSEIHADHQGIVRSKSIARTYVWWPGVDRDIENLVKKCMNCALQQNNPKLTRMHPWELPRYPWQRVHVDFAGPFLGYSYLILVDAYSKWPEVIPMQTTSSVATIRSLMQIFATHGLPERIVTDNGPQFTSQEFKEFLNVNGIQHTLSATYHPSTNGEAERFVQTFKHNMKCRQANSGYVMVRSYNTPEKWVQGEIVRKIGNLHYDVNVGGKIVKRHVDQLQSFGTNNTEVQVSNTSNLNNSDVQTAHQDVQNHATAQNTPIVLPNRMSRGKPPERLDL; this is encoded by the exons ATGCCAAATGCATTAAGGAATAGAGTTCTATCAGAAATACATGCAGACCACCAAGGTATTGTCAGATCAAAGTCAATTGCTAGAACTTATGTTTGGTGGCCAGGTGTTGATAGGGACATTGAAAATTTGGTTAAGAAGTGTATGAATTGTGCATTACAACAAAATAATCCAAAACTAACACGAATGCACCCATGGGAATTACCCAGATACCCGTGGCAACGTGTACATGTAGATTTTGCAGGTCCATTTTTAGGATACTCATATCTAATATTAGTAGATGCATATAGTAAGTGGCCAGAAGTTATACCAATGCAAACAACTTCATCGGTAGCAACTATAAGATCACTCATGCAAATCTTTGCAACGCATGGTTTGCCAGAAAGAATAGTGACAGACAATGGCCCACAGTTTACTTCACAGGAGTTTAAGGAATTTCTGAATGTAAATGGTATACAACATACATTATCAGCAACTTATCATCCATCCACGAATGGTGAAGCAGAAAGGTTTgttcaaactttcaaacataatatGAAGTGTAGGCAAGCAAATTCTG GTTATGTCATGGTAAGGTCATACAATACACCAGAAAAATGGGTACAAGGAGAAATTGTCAGGAAGATAGGTAATTTACATTATGATGTTAATGTCGGTGGAAAGATTGTAAAACGTCATGTTGATCAGTTGCAGTCATTTGGTACAAATAATACAGAAGTACAAGTTTCAAATACCTCAAACTTAAATAACTCAGATGTGCAAACTGCTCACCAAGATGTTCAAAATCATGCAACAGCTCAGAACACACCTATAGTACTCCCTAACAGAATGAGTagaggaaaacctcctgaaagattagatttgtaa